Proteins from a genomic interval of Lelliottia amnigena:
- the mcrC gene encoding 5-methylcytosine-specific restriction enzyme subunit McrC: MTTISGSEQHKASRIPVRNLWLLMLYASDLFRQLGRSHIEVEDNPAEIPDLVATILLHEIALRRHRNLSMGYQTRHAALNRVRGRIDVLYTASHQLMERGRVACHFQDMTLDNPRNRYVRCALERLTPIIAKPSLAADCHAMALSLRREGINGGYPDNRELPSVRRFGRHDAADKPMVDAAQLAFELLMPTEDQGQHLLPAPSDNLYWMRRLFEKGIAGFYRVHLTKTTWRIFAGKELKWALSDQSAGSADIFPTMKSDIILEHKMAQQRIIIDTKFNAILTKGWHREQSLRNSYIYQLYTYLRTQESKADPLSLNAAGLLLHPAVGYMLNEYVVTQGHKIHFATVDMAVDAKTIKKQLLELAHDCAGVAAEGLPLHKAVAAI, from the coding sequence ATGACGACAATCTCCGGGAGTGAGCAACATAAAGCGTCACGCATTCCCGTGCGAAATCTTTGGCTGCTGATGCTGTACGCTTCAGATCTGTTTCGCCAGTTGGGACGCAGTCATATTGAGGTTGAAGATAACCCGGCAGAAATACCCGACTTGGTGGCGACAATCTTGCTACATGAGATTGCGCTGCGCCGTCATCGCAATTTAAGCATGGGATACCAAACCCGTCATGCGGCCCTGAACCGGGTGAGAGGACGCATTGATGTGCTGTATACGGCCAGTCATCAGTTGATGGAGCGGGGTCGGGTCGCCTGCCATTTTCAGGACATGACCCTCGACAACCCACGAAACCGCTATGTTCGCTGCGCGTTAGAACGTCTGACTCCGATCATAGCGAAGCCGTCGCTGGCAGCAGATTGCCACGCTATGGCATTATCACTTCGCCGTGAGGGAATAAACGGAGGGTATCCTGACAACCGCGAACTGCCCTCGGTGCGGCGTTTTGGACGCCATGATGCCGCTGATAAACCGATGGTCGATGCCGCACAATTAGCTTTTGAACTGCTGATGCCGACCGAAGATCAAGGGCAACATCTTTTGCCCGCGCCCTCAGATAATCTTTACTGGATGAGAAGGCTATTTGAAAAAGGTATTGCGGGCTTTTATCGTGTACACCTCACCAAAACAACCTGGCGGATCTTTGCCGGGAAAGAGCTGAAATGGGCATTGAGCGATCAAAGTGCGGGCAGCGCAGATATTTTTCCGACGATGAAGTCAGACATTATTCTTGAACACAAGATGGCCCAGCAACGCATTATTATCGATACCAAGTTTAATGCGATCCTGACAAAGGGCTGGCATCGAGAACAATCGCTACGCAATAGTTATATTTATCAGTTATATACTTATCTTAGAACACAGGAAAGCAAGGCAGACCCACTTTCGCTCAATGCCGCTGGCCTTCTGCTTCATCCCGCCGTTGGCTATATGCTCAATGAGTATGTTGTCACTCAGGGACATAAGATCCATTTTGCTACGGTAGATATGGCTGTAGATGCCAAAACTATTAAAAAACAATTACTGGAATTAGCCCATGATTGCGCGGGAGTCGCGGCTGAGGGCTTGCCACTTCATAAAGCAGTAGCTGCAATTTAA
- the yfjZ gene encoding YagBYeeUYfjZ family protein, with protein sequence MNKDVTQTWGLKREITPCFGARLVQEGHRLHFLADWAGFTGMFSEVQALQLDEAFPHFVAHLELMLLSCELNPRYAHCVTLYRNGLTCEADTLGSHGFVYIAIYPSKQVKD encoded by the coding sequence ATGAATAAAGACGTTACACAAACCTGGGGTCTTAAACGAGAGATCACACCGTGTTTTGGAGCACGGCTGGTGCAGGAAGGCCATCGTCTGCATTTTCTGGCGGACTGGGCAGGATTCACCGGTATGTTCAGTGAGGTACAGGCCCTACAACTGGATGAAGCCTTCCCTCATTTTGTCGCACATCTGGAGCTGATGCTGCTCTCCTGTGAACTGAATCCCCGGTACGCGCACTGCGTCACGCTGTACCGTAACGGGTTGACCTGTGAAGCCGATACGCTGGGTAGTCATGGGTTTGTATATATCGCAATTTATCCCTCAAAACAGGTTAAAGACTGA
- the mcrB gene encoding ATPase, giving the protein MDTTEHDVKFAWARFYEAFASALLTWRNRRDELAKGIHLIAADVDGMSHLQDKPTKGEAFPLKDICPFTTMGLFNRNLTDTNRKIIAARLANLLGVNEPVPDSFAGIPLLNNQKSWFFGYEKSRDPDDIERLWEMFSQAMTFADNENTNSADFTSAYDIASAVRNVGWNLTMGLYWARPWFYPTLDSQSQYYIQKVLNIEILKNGVKGRCSGQSYLSIMQALNKAFTQPNYPVHSFPELSLSAWHTDLSQSKEEVENRTWKASLLNKIKALCLKKESPYFTASELKENYLDVFKAERPESKTVTSSISFYLQKLRDDDELKFLERGNYEYLNFEKNESQTITEETVEESAPPPKLTHAPYAISHLIQEGCFLEKAKIQLILQRLIDKKNLILQGPPGTGKTWLARRLAYCLMGEQAPERISAVQFHPNLSYEDFIRGWRPGKEGRLTLIDGPFVNAIKTAINNPAAKYVVIIEEINRGNPAQIFGETLTLMEADKRTPTEALALSYSENADEKIYIPENLYIIGTMNIADRSLALLDLALRRRFAFIDLKPAFNDAWKNWVNHKFAIDLDLLAIIESRLTALNEMLAKDVTLGPQFCIGHSYVTPATGQQINEAQTWYEQVVDTEICPLLAEYWFDAPNKVDEARKVLLAE; this is encoded by the coding sequence GTGGACACAACAGAACATGACGTCAAATTTGCATGGGCTCGTTTTTATGAGGCTTTTGCCAGCGCGTTACTGACCTGGCGGAACCGGAGAGACGAATTAGCCAAAGGCATTCACCTGATTGCCGCAGATGTCGACGGAATGTCCCATCTGCAGGACAAACCCACCAAGGGTGAGGCCTTTCCTTTAAAAGACATTTGTCCGTTTACTACCATGGGCTTGTTCAATCGCAACCTAACCGACACCAATCGCAAAATTATTGCCGCCAGGCTGGCGAATTTGTTGGGCGTGAACGAACCGGTTCCTGACTCATTTGCCGGCATCCCGCTGCTGAATAACCAAAAATCCTGGTTCTTTGGTTATGAAAAATCGCGCGATCCTGATGACATTGAACGCTTGTGGGAGATGTTCTCACAGGCAATGACGTTTGCGGATAACGAGAATACCAACTCCGCAGACTTCACTTCCGCATATGACATCGCTTCTGCAGTGAGGAATGTCGGCTGGAATCTGACCATGGGGCTGTACTGGGCCCGTCCCTGGTTCTACCCCACTTTAGATAGCCAGTCGCAGTATTACATCCAGAAAGTGTTAAACATTGAGATCCTTAAAAACGGAGTAAAAGGTCGCTGCAGTGGGCAAAGCTACCTGAGCATTATGCAGGCGCTTAACAAGGCCTTTACCCAACCCAACTATCCGGTTCATTCCTTCCCGGAACTCTCCCTGTCAGCGTGGCATACCGATCTTAGCCAGTCTAAAGAAGAAGTGGAAAATCGAACGTGGAAAGCCTCTCTACTGAATAAAATTAAGGCGTTATGCCTGAAAAAAGAGAGCCCTTATTTCACTGCTTCGGAGTTGAAAGAAAACTACTTGGACGTATTCAAGGCAGAACGTCCTGAGAGCAAAACGGTTACAAGCTCAATCTCCTTTTATCTGCAGAAATTACGCGATGATGATGAGTTAAAATTCCTTGAGCGCGGAAATTATGAATACCTGAATTTTGAAAAAAACGAATCCCAGACGATAACAGAGGAAACAGTTGAAGAGAGTGCGCCGCCACCAAAACTCACTCACGCGCCTTACGCCATCAGTCATCTGATTCAGGAGGGCTGTTTCCTGGAAAAAGCGAAGATCCAACTCATACTTCAGCGCCTGATCGACAAGAAAAACCTGATCCTACAAGGGCCACCAGGAACAGGGAAAACCTGGCTGGCGCGCCGCCTGGCGTACTGCTTAATGGGAGAACAAGCGCCTGAGCGTATTAGCGCGGTGCAATTTCACCCGAACCTCTCTTACGAAGACTTTATTCGTGGCTGGCGTCCAGGAAAAGAGGGGCGATTAACGCTAATCGATGGACCTTTTGTGAATGCAATCAAAACTGCGATCAATAATCCTGCCGCGAAATATGTGGTGATTATTGAAGAGATTAACCGTGGCAATCCTGCGCAAATATTCGGTGAAACACTCACGTTGATGGAAGCCGATAAACGCACACCGACCGAGGCGCTGGCGCTCTCCTACAGTGAAAATGCTGATGAAAAAATCTACATACCTGAGAATCTGTATATCATCGGCACGATGAATATTGCAGACCGCTCCCTGGCACTACTCGACCTGGCACTGCGTCGCCGTTTTGCATTTATCGATTTAAAGCCAGCGTTTAATGACGCGTGGAAAAACTGGGTAAATCATAAGTTCGCAATTGATTTAGACCTGTTAGCCATCATCGAATCTCGACTGACGGCGCTAAACGAGATGCTGGCAAAAGATGTCACCTTAGGGCCGCAGTTTTGTATCGGTCACAGCTACGTCACCCCAGCCACCGGCCAGCAAATCAACGAAGCTCAGACCTGGTATGAACAGGTCGTCGATACAGAGATCTGCCCTTTGCTAGCCGAATACTGGTTTGATGCCCCGAACAAAGTCGACGAAGCTAGAAAAGTGTTATTAGCAGAATGA
- a CDS encoding thiazole biosynthesis adenylyltransferase ThiF: MNKYTNLVLPEHLHQQLKNHLFPGDGMEAAAILLCNRYEGNRLKLLAKDVITVPYDECKSRQNDFISWPGLYLESAIDAAEAASMSILLVHSHPGGLLDFSLQDDESDAMTIPSLYQGVTAIHGSAIMVPDGRLRARIYPEGIHARNVDLVSVPGDNICLWRADEKVTQNKVIAFTSGMTACFNHLTAAIIGVSGTGSIVAEQITRLGFGKILLVDDDHIEEKNLNRILNSTLADASLNKSKVDMFACAVAKIRGEDVAVPIHKSVFSREAVLMVADADVIFCCVDSYQGRMVADLISSAFLIPLLDVGVKIPTHIEPEDGRKITDVSGRIDYVKPGGTTLFDREVYTSALLHQEMLSKTQPALYQEQQAQGYITGIQEEAPSVITLNMRAASACVSEFIARCFPFREDPNAYFARTRFSLAGADEDYYKEDSFVKRSNAHLAEACREPLLGFPELRATK, encoded by the coding sequence GTGAACAAATATACTAATCTAGTCTTACCAGAGCATCTTCATCAACAACTTAAGAATCATCTCTTTCCGGGTGATGGTATGGAGGCTGCGGCAATTTTGCTCTGTAATCGTTATGAAGGAAATCGCCTGAAGCTGCTCGCTAAAGACGTCATTACGGTGCCCTATGATGAATGTAAATCACGCCAAAATGATTTTATATCCTGGCCAGGGCTGTACCTTGAAAGCGCGATTGATGCTGCAGAAGCAGCTTCAATGTCCATTCTACTTGTCCACTCACATCCGGGTGGACTCCTGGATTTTTCGCTGCAAGATGATGAAAGTGATGCTATGACAATTCCCTCTCTTTATCAGGGCGTCACAGCGATCCATGGCTCAGCTATCATGGTACCTGATGGTCGGCTACGGGCTCGCATCTATCCTGAAGGGATACACGCGCGAAACGTAGATCTTGTTAGTGTACCAGGCGATAACATTTGTCTCTGGCGAGCTGATGAAAAAGTTACGCAAAATAAAGTTATAGCGTTTACTTCAGGTATGACCGCCTGCTTTAACCATCTCACCGCAGCGATTATTGGGGTCTCCGGTACCGGTTCAATTGTCGCTGAACAGATAACACGGTTGGGATTTGGCAAAATTTTACTCGTCGATGATGACCATATCGAAGAAAAGAACCTGAACAGGATCCTGAATTCAACTTTGGCAGATGCTTCGCTCAATAAATCAAAGGTTGATATGTTTGCCTGCGCAGTAGCCAAGATTCGTGGAGAAGATGTTGCTGTCCCAATCCATAAGTCTGTATTTTCCAGAGAGGCTGTATTGATGGTTGCTGACGCAGACGTTATTTTTTGCTGTGTGGACAGTTACCAAGGGCGAATGGTTGCAGATCTCATTTCCTCGGCATTCCTTATCCCACTTCTAGATGTCGGGGTCAAAATACCAACTCATATTGAACCGGAAGATGGCAGAAAGATCACTGATGTTAGCGGGAGAATTGACTATGTGAAGCCTGGAGGGACAACACTTTTCGATCGTGAAGTATACACATCAGCCCTGCTTCATCAGGAGATGCTCTCGAAAACACAACCAGCGCTTTATCAAGAGCAACAGGCTCAAGGTTACATAACAGGGATTCAGGAAGAAGCACCGTCAGTTATTACTCTCAACATGCGGGCTGCGTCAGCATGCGTTTCAGAGTTTATTGCCAGATGCTTCCCGTTTCGTGAAGACCCTAACGCTTACTTTGCCCGGACTCGTTTCAGCCTTGCGGGAGCAGATGAGGACTATTATAAGGAGGATTCATTTGTTAAAAGAAGTAATGCCCATCTTGCAGAAGCATGCCGAGAACCTCTGCTTGGCTTTCCTGAACTGAGGGCCACAAAATGA
- the ykfG_2 gene encoding DNA repair protein RadC, with amino-acid sequence MEKQLTLFTPELPLTSLRTIKRALSLLDQHLREPGVAFTSTQTARDWLRLKMGTLEREEFVVLYLNNQNQLLAHETLFTGTISHTEVHPREVVKRALYFNAAAVIFAHNHPSGEVAPSQADKAITQRLVQALMLVEIRVPDHLIVGGRQIFSFAEHGLL; translated from the coding sequence ATGGAGAAACAACTGACCTTGTTTACGCCAGAACTACCGTTGACCTCACTGCGTACCATCAAACGCGCCCTGAGTCTGCTTGACCAGCACCTGCGCGAACCGGGTGTGGCATTCACCTCCACACAGACCGCACGCGACTGGCTCAGGCTGAAGATGGGCACCCTTGAGCGGGAAGAATTTGTCGTGCTGTACCTCAATAACCAGAACCAGCTGCTTGCCCATGAAACACTGTTCACCGGCACTATCAGTCACACTGAAGTCCATCCCCGCGAGGTGGTGAAACGCGCCCTGTACTTTAACGCGGCAGCAGTGATATTTGCCCATAACCACCCATCCGGGGAGGTTGCGCCGAGCCAGGCAGACAAAGCCATCACCCAGCGTCTGGTACAGGCGCTGATGCTGGTGGAAATCCGGGTGCCAGACCATCTGATTGTCGGCGGCAGGCAGATATTCTCTTTCGCCGAACATGGTCTTCTTTAA
- a CDS encoding Predicted transcriptional regulator has product MKQKSLIIKLIDLVGDSFAFGNEMGRKVFGKLQQIVDDNPQENVFGISLEGIEATDASFPRESVISLAKLLREDKGFYLTRVMSKDLLDNWSYAATAKDQPIFVYDNSYKIIGPALTEGTMQLIDFIMKNEFTTTSMVASEFDISTQNASGKLKKLYRQGLILGKKEVAESGGHEFVYVPIK; this is encoded by the coding sequence ATGAAACAGAAATCTCTCATCATCAAGCTCATAGATCTTGTCGGGGATTCTTTTGCATTCGGTAACGAAATGGGAAGAAAGGTCTTCGGTAAGCTACAACAGATAGTGGACGATAATCCTCAGGAGAATGTCTTCGGCATATCACTTGAAGGAATTGAAGCCACAGATGCCTCCTTCCCAAGAGAAAGTGTCATTTCACTGGCAAAGTTACTAAGAGAAGACAAAGGGTTTTATCTCACTCGGGTCATGTCTAAAGACCTGCTTGATAACTGGTCATATGCCGCTACAGCAAAGGACCAACCAATTTTTGTTTATGACAACAGTTATAAAATTATTGGCCCAGCCCTGACTGAGGGGACAATGCAGCTCATTGATTTCATCATGAAAAATGAATTCACGACTACAAGCATGGTGGCATCAGAATTTGATATATCTACTCAAAATGCCAGCGGCAAGCTCAAAAAACTTTACCGTCAAGGGCTTATCCTTGGCAAGAAGGAAGTTGCAGAGTCCGGTGGACATGAGTTTGTCTACGTTCCAATAAAATAA